The Couchioplanes caeruleus nucleotide sequence CTGGCGCGGGCGACTGGGCTTGCTGGAAGGTACGCATCGATGTTCACCAGCTCCGACCTGGAGTTGCGGTTCCTCGAGTGTGGACTCGGGCCCTTCGTACCGCCGCCACGTTCCGGCTCCCAGCGCTACGCCAAGACCGAACTGATCGCGAGCACGCTCACTGGGGCGGTTAAGGCAGCCGGAAAGAACTCAGACGTCGCTAAGGGCGTCATGGAACTCATTGCCCTCGTCGCGGAACGGTGCGACGAGGAGCAGTTTGGCCGGCTGCGTGAAGCGACGCGATCCGGAGGTTTCGATCTTCGCCGTGCTGACGGTGAGGCCCGGCTTCTACCGCTAGACGAGCCTCATATTCCGTTGGGAGAGTCGGTCTCCGCGCTCGAAGCGGATCTTCAACGCCTCGGGATGGCCGTGGCCCACAATCACTACCGGCAAGCTGTGGACAGCCTGACGGACGGACGACACGAAGCGGCCAACGGTCAACTGCGCGCGATGTTTGAGGAAGTCGTCACCTACATGGCGGTGCAGCAGGGATTCAGCCGCGCCGGTCAGGGCGCGGGTGGCCGAGCGATCAGTTTCCTGGTGGACAACGGGCATCTTCCCGCTGATGATGGCGGCCTATATATCCGGGGTTTGTGGAAGATCGTGCATACCAACGGTCCGCACCCGGGCGCATCGCCGGTCGGCGAGGCGTACTTCCGCACACATGCTTTGACCGCCGCCGCCCGCTACCTCATCGATCGCTTCGCACCACCGGCATAAGGACCACCACCTTGCCCTGTCGAGGAGCCGCTTCGCCTGGCATGACAGAGCAGCACTCGTGCAGTGTCTCTCCCGCCCGCTTTTGACGGCCGCCGGAAAACCCGGTCGCTGACCGAGCGTCTTAGTCTGCTGTGGCCTCGGGGGTGGCCAGCAGCCGGACGAAGTAGTCGCCGTACCCCGTGATCTCGTACTCAGGTTCCCAGCCTCCGTGGGGTGTGTGGTTCTCGCCGATCTTCGTGATCAGGCTGTGCCGTTCCAAGACCAAGAGGGCTCCCGACGCGGAATCCGCCAGACCGGAGTCAGCGGCCGCGATGCTGTAGGGATACCAGCGCCGAGCCCCTTGCGGGTCGACGCCGTGAGCGGTGGCGTACTCGGCTAGGTGTCGTGGTGCCTCGCTCATGATTCGCAGGACGCGGACATGGACAGCGTCGAGATCGGCGATGGCGCGGGCGTCAGCGAGTTCGCTGTCGACCTTGGTCCCGGTCTCATCGGCTGCGTTGGCCAAGACGCGGCCGAGGGCTCGCCGCTTGTCGCGCATCGCGCTGTCCTGCGCCGCGCTCAGCACCCGTGCCAAGAGTTCCTGATGTTGTTCATCGCGGGCGAGCTTTTCGACGAACATCTCGAACTCGTCCTCCTCGACGCCGGCTGCCTGAGCCGCGTCAGCAAGGGTCTCGGCGGCGTTGACCATTCGCTGCTGGAAGAACCGCTTGTCCAGATATACGAAGGCGCGTTCGAGTACAGGGGTCAGAGCCGCACCGGCTAGAGCCCCACCCGGTCCCGCCAACCCGGCAGCGGCACCGACTGCTCCCGCAGCGGCACGAGCAGCAAGAGCCCGGGACTTCTGATCGTCATGTTCGCCGGTCATTCGTCAAGTATCGACGGCGGCGGCAAGGGCACAGAGCACAAGTAGCGGGTAGGTCGATGTCCGCTGGCTTCCGGCCTTCACGACCGACTTTTCGGTAAGCGGGGGTCGTTGGGCCCGGTACCGCCGCCACTTACGGGCCACGGGGACAGGTGGGGACAGCTGGGGACAGCTACTCCGACGCGTCGTCTTCCCGGCAGGGTCGTTGCTGTGGTTGCTCGGCCTGACGCCTCGCATTTCCTCGGTCCTGCATGCGCGTGGGAATACCTGGTTTCCCCAGTAGCCCCGGTTCCCAGCAACGTTGCAGCCGTCGTGGCCTCGTCGGGGTGCGGAGCAGGTGCGCCGGCAGTGACCACGCAGTCGTACCTCCGCCACAGAAAGGCTTGCTTGCGGCTGCGGAGAAGTCCGACACCACGAGGGATCGGCCACTCGGCCCGACTCATTCACACCGTTGGAATATTCGCACTTCCCCGGTACACCGCCGTCACTCGACCGTCTCCACCGAACAACCGAAGGAGCAGCGCATGCTGTCGAACACCAACCCGGCCGCTACCCGAGACCTGCAACGGTCTCGTACCCGGCACCTCCTGATCTCCGTCGCAGTGACTCTGGCGTTCATCCTGGCCGGCTTCGCGCTGGCTACGCCGGCTGCGCACGCGCAATCTGCACCCGCGGGGCGTCCGGGATGCGCCCGGGACGACCTGGCCGTCACGCTGACCGCCAGTCGTGGTGCGTCGACGTACCGGCTCGCCGGATGGCTGTGCCGGCCGGCCCGCACGACCAGCACCGTGCAGTTGCTGATCCCCGGCCTGACCTACACCCACCGCTACTGGACCGGCCCCGGAATTGGCACCGACTACACCGCAGCGGCAGTGGCCGGAGGTGACGCCGTCTACCTCATCGACCGCATCGGCACCGGCGCCAGTGACCGGCCACCCGCCGATCAGGTCACCGCCACCACCGAAGCAACCGTGACCCACCAGGTGGTGCGCGCGCTGCGCGACGGCACCCTCGGTCGGTTCACCCGGGTCGTCGGCGTCGGACACTCCTACGGCTCCGTCATCGCGATGGCCGAGGCCGCCACCTACCACGACGTCGACGTGCTCGTGCTCACCGGGCTGCTGCACGACATCCGCGTTGACGAGATGACCCGCTTCATCACCGACCTGTACCCGGCCGCCGCCGACCCGAAGTTCACCGGCACCACGCCGCCCGACGGCTACCTGACAACCCGGCCCGGCAGCCGGCCCGGGTACTTCCTCGACCCGGACACCGCCGTCCGCGGCGTCGCCGGGTGGGACGAGCACACCAAGACGACCGCCACGACCGGCGAGCTCACCTTCACCCCGGACGACGAGCTGGCCTATAGCCGCGCCATCACGGTGCCCGTCCTGTTCGTCATGGGCACCACCGACGCCCTGTTCTGCGGCACCGGCCAGCCCTGCACCACACCGGCCGACATCTGCCAACGCGAACATGCCGCCTTCCCGACCAGCACCGCCCTGGCCGCGGCGACCATCCCTCGGACCGGCCATTCGATCAACCTGCACCGCACGGCACCGCTGGCGTTCACGGCCATCACCACCTGGCTGCACCAGCGCGGCGCACCGGCCACGCCGCTGGTGTCGTCCTGCCGGTAATGACCGGCGAGCACCTGCAGACCCACCGCGACCGGAAACCCACCAGAAAGGACCACGACCATGCACGTTCCCGCGGCTAGTCACCGACCCGCCCGGCACACCCGGTACCTGCCCAGCAGCGCTGGCGGGCTCGACGACGCGCACCAGTTCTGGCCCGTGCGCAGGCTCGCGGACTGGACCAGCGGCGACCACCACCGCCACAGCAGAACCCGGACCCCGGCCCGCCCGGCAGCGCTGCTCGGCTCAGGAACCGGAGCGTGAAGATGACCGAGAAGCCATCGGGTGTCGCCGACTTCGCCGCGCTGGTGACGTCGGCGGCACCGGGCACCGCAGAAGATGACGGGCCGGGGCGGCTGGATCGCCTCGCCGTGCTGTGCCGCACCGCGAACTTCGCCCGCCACCACCTCGAGGTCATCGTCCTCCACGACGCCAACCTGACCTGGACCAGCTACGAGGTGCTGCACCTGGCCGTCATGCACCGACCCGTCGACACCGGAGTCGTCGCCGCCCTGGCCCACGTCTCCAAAGGCTCCGTCACCCGCTCCGCGACCGCCCTCATCAAACGCGGGCTGCTACGCCGCAGCATCCCCACCAAGGACCGCCGCCGGTCCCTACTCGCGCCCACCCCCACCGGCTGGGCGCTCAACCAGCAACTACGCGCGCAACTCATCACCGAGCTGAACACCCTGCTCGACGCCGAATCCAGCGCCGACCGGCACGACATCGCCGCCCTGCGGCGACTCATCACCGCACACCACCGATGACCTTCACCTGACAGGAGTCAACACATGATCATGTACAACACGCTTATCGGCGTCGCCGCCGGCGCGGCGCTGATCCTCGTCCCGCGTTACTGGGCCTGGCTGCGCAACGAACGCATGCCCCTGCGCCTCGTGCGCGCACCGACCGACCACAGCGGCTGGGCCGCAGCCTTCGGCGTCCTCGGCATCCTGCTGACCGGGCTCGGGTTCACGATGACCGTCACCCATCCGCTCGCCGAGGCCAAGCCGTACATCGATTCGCTCTTCGGCGAACCGGCCCTGCTGCTCGGCGTGCTTCTGCTCGCCGCCGCCTGGCGAA carries:
- a CDS encoding MarR family winged helix-turn-helix transcriptional regulator, which gives rise to MTEKPSGVADFAALVTSAAPGTAEDDGPGRLDRLAVLCRTANFARHHLEVIVLHDANLTWTSYEVLHLAVMHRPVDTGVVAALAHVSKGSVTRSATALIKRGLLRRSIPTKDRRRSLLAPTPTGWALNQQLRAQLITELNTLLDAESSADRHDIAALRRLITAHHR
- a CDS encoding alpha/beta fold hydrolase, with protein sequence MLSNTNPAATRDLQRSRTRHLLISVAVTLAFILAGFALATPAAHAQSAPAGRPGCARDDLAVTLTASRGASTYRLAGWLCRPARTTSTVQLLIPGLTYTHRYWTGPGIGTDYTAAAVAGGDAVYLIDRIGTGASDRPPADQVTATTEATVTHQVVRALRDGTLGRFTRVVGVGHSYGSVIAMAEAATYHDVDVLVLTGLLHDIRVDEMTRFITDLYPAAADPKFTGTTPPDGYLTTRPGSRPGYFLDPDTAVRGVAGWDEHTKTTATTGELTFTPDDELAYSRAITVPVLFVMGTTDALFCGTGQPCTTPADICQREHAAFPTSTALAAATIPRTGHSINLHRTAPLAFTAITTWLHQRGAPATPLVSSCR